A region of the Penicillium psychrofluorescens genome assembly, chromosome: 6 genome:
GCTGGCGTCTCACAGGCTGCCGGCGCTACTATCGGTGACGGCTCCTCTGTTCAAAAAGTCAACGGTGTTTACCCGCCTGTGATGACCACTGGCGGTCTTCCCGATCCCAGTGATTTTGCTGCCAGTGTTAGTGGTGCCATGCAGGCCATTTTTGCCTATGGTGGTGCCATGGTTTTCCCCGAGTTTatggccgagatgaagcGCCCTAAGGATTTCTTGACTGGCATGTGGGCGGCACAAGCCTTCATTTACTTCTGCTACATGCTCTACGGCCTGTTCATCTATGGGTATCAGGGTCAGTACACGATCAACCCGACCTACCTGGGAATTAGCAAATATAGCATCCAGACGGCTGGCAATGTCTTCGCAATGCTTAGCGCATTGATTGCAGCGGGTCTGTACGGCAACATTGGTCTGAAAGGTAAGCTCGCCATGGAAAAATATTTTTAAAGGCTTGAACTAACTAAAAGTTCTTCTCAGTCCTCTATAACAACGTCATGGTCGAAATCTTCCGTTGCCCTCCCCTCACAACCAGGGCTGGCAAGTGGATGTGGTTCTCATTGATTCCAGTCTACTGGGCCATTgccttcatcatcgctgCCGGCATTCCCAACTTCTCCGGATTAACCTCCGTGGTTTCCGCGTTCTGCATCCTGCATTTCACCTACACGTTCCCACCTTTGCTCGCGACTATGTTCTGGATCAAGGAAGCCGCAatgggagatggagaagggTTTGATCCTGTGACAGGCAACACGGTGCGGCATGACAGCGGCGTCAGACGTTTCATCCGTGGCTTCTTGGCCCAGAGCCCCAAGCGGATGATCTTCAGCGTCTGCAACGTGCTATACTTCTTTGGTGCCTTGGCTCTCGCAGGTCTTGGTGCCTATTCCGCCATCACGAGTCTGATGTCGGCGTACAAAACGAGTACGACGACCTCATTCACGTGCACCAGCCCATTGGATGGGTGAGTGATTTTGGTTGAAAATATATACTGTATATTCAGGAAGCTTTGTTTTATGTGATTATGAGGCGGTTCAATCTCGTGCATGTGCATTTGATGAGTGATCACGTTGTATTTAGTTCTAGGTAGCTGTAACAAAAGCCATCGTGCTAGAATGTACAAATTCACGATTCTCTTTGACTTCGGCAGATCTATTAATCATATAGAGTATGTCTCCCTCGATCCAATCCACCCCCCTTTTGGCGGATCACACTAGACCTGTCGACCAGGGTGAGGACGTGCCCAGAGCCCTTTGGCGGAAGAGAATGTTTCGCTGAAACCTTCCATCTGCCAGAAGTAGGCGAAGTAGATGAAGTCGGTGAGTCTCCAGGCGCCAGGTATCCCAAGCAGCTCTGCACTGTTCGTCTGTCCGTCCTACATCCCTACATCCATGATATCTTGTCCGTTTTTAGCGCAAACAACCGACCGGCTTGCATATAACAAGGCTTCTGCCGGCAACGCCCACTGGGTGATCTTCATCCTGATGTTCATCCTGATCTTCATCCTGATCTTCTCAAGCACCACGAGCCTCTTTAACCTGCTACGAGAACTTTACGGACAATCTTAATATTAGCCACTTATGTTTCCCCATTATACCTAGCTCGTATTAGCTCGTATATTCTCATTCGCTACCAAGCTGTCCTTAGCGAGACAGACTAAATTAGCCGCCCCCGCCTGGCGCGAATAGGCTGGCCCATAATACACTAATCACACACCCGTGGCCTAAAATTATTCCAATTCAGTCTATTCCTTCTAAATTGAAGGCAAAGACCCTGaataatagtaataatgGGTCATTTTAGGGACACACCCCGGCGAAGATGACATGCGTACCTGCCTAAGCCAGGTGCGTATCTCGATTTATCCGTAAGGATTGGTTAATGGGGTCGCCTAGAGGTTCGCCCAACGCTTTCGGGTAAGGTTAGGCTTTTACGGCTGCCTTTATCGGTCCGATGCCAGGTCTATGGCCCCGGTTGGCCCCCAATTCAGCGTGCGCGCTGCACCTCTTTGGGCACGACCAATTTTAGCTACTATGGCAAATAAGGGCCAAAACTAAAATACTTCTGTGTTTATAAAGAAAAGACCCTCTCGAAATGCGCGTCCAAAAAATTTTAAGCGGTAAATTAAGCGCCCGCCATGAATCTCCTCAATGGCAGGTTTCTGCAAACGAGATGGCCATTTGCCTTGATGATTAGTTTTACCTTGTGTATCGCACTATTCAGCTTTTCTCGGCACTCTTCGGCCTTAATGATTTACCGAGGGCACGAGAGTTATACTCATCCTCAAGACCACGCCCAGCCTACCTCGAGTCCGAATTCGAGTGTTACTCCGTCTGCCACTCCAACTCCCCATGCTACAAAGCAACCCCTGAGGACCCGCTACGCTGTCGCCATATTTATTGGCACAGAAATtgaggccaaggaggatgcTACGGACGACGAGCATATGTACTATGTGGGAGCTCGGACGTTGGTTTATCAGCTGCTCCATGCCGAGCGTACAAAATTCAGCAGTCCAGTTTCTGTTGTGATTATGGTCACCAAGGGGGTGCGCGAAAGCAAGCGTCAGCGACTACGGGATGACGGTGCGATCGTagttgaggttgaggatgtggaaCACTCCGTCGAAATTGTCGTCGGCCGTTATGCCGAAGTGTTCAACAAGTTACGAGTCTTCGATCCTCACGTCATGCCGTTTGAAAAGGTGGCTTTACTCGATGCAGATATGGTCATCACTCGCCCTCTCGACGCAATTTTCGAAGACCCTGCTGCGCAGCGCCTCCTAGTCAACAGGAATGCGACAAGTCCACTTGCCCCCGGCTTGCCCCCGATTCCTAATAGCTATGTTCTAGCTTCGACGCCCGACATTGCTTATAGGCCCTTTGGCTTTCCTCCTAACCTAGCCGCTGAGGATAAGCGCGACTATTTTAACGCCGGTGTGATCGTACTCTCTCCTTCGACAGAACTTTTCAAATATTACATTGCCGTCCTCGGCCGCACAGAGCTATTCGATGGCTTTTGGCCTGAGCAAAATCTCCTGAACTACGTCCACCGCCGGGATGGGCCGATGCCCTGGGGAAGCCTTGATTTGTTATGGCATCTACCAGGCCCCACTGCAGCTGATTTCGAGGCTGGTATGGCTATCCTTCACTGCAAGTTTTGGAATCCAAACTCGGATCCGTGTCAGCAGAGTGCGGTTTCTCGACGGTGGGAGATGCAGGGATACTGGACTGGTAGGGAAGAAAGATTGAAGGAAAGACCGGAGGAAAGATTGGAAGACTTGAAGAGAGTCTAATGCTGGCCAGAAGACCCCTTTCTTGTACATAATTGTGTCCGTAGCTCCCGAGGCATCAGCATATAACGCAACGCCCTTTTTCATGAAACGGAGTTATGAAGCAGATCCTGATAATATTACACTTTAATTACCAAAAAAGCTTTTTAGAATCCCAGTGTTTTCGTAATATCGGACAAattcctccctcccttcgTGTTTTCCGTACCTGTGCTCAACGAATATATTCTTTTTTGGTCTCTAAATGATCATATATTAAAAGCTGTCACAATATCACATTTTTATAGATCAACTAGCTCGTCAATGCTACAATGAGAAATCAAAGTGAGCTCTCTTGCCTGACACATTTTACTTTCCACGATGGCGTCAATATTAAGCCGCTCTTCTGTACTGAGCAGACCAAGTCGATCCTCTATCGTTGTAAATGGACCATAAAATCTTGAATCAATGAAACTCCAATAGATCTCATCGAACATAGAGCTGTGACGTGAAGCGAGACAAATCCAAAATAGTCCGGTCTCCAGCGACTTCTCCATAGCAGTTGATAGCCGCTGAGATTCGGATAAAGAGCCTTCTTGGATTTTTTTTGGCCTCACAGTCATTAAGGACTTCAAGGAAAGTGCGCAGCCTCGGCATAAATCGCAACAAGAACTGATCGAGATCAGGTTCCCAGTCCTCTGGACTTTCCAGCAATAGCCACCAAGGAGCAGCAAGTGTAAATTCAACAGGAGCAGCATAGGCAAACTCCCAGTCAACCACACCAGTGACAGCAAGGCTCGATGCCTCAACAAGGACATTTCCCGGACGCAAATCATCGCAGTAAAGGCGAAAAGGGCCTCTGCAGTGTTCTTTGGATATCTCACGTGCCAGTTTGCGGAAAAGGCAGCGCGCAATATACTTCTTTCGGCAATCAAGCTCATCCGTAACTGCATCATTTCGTTGTAGCTCAAGATGGTAAAAATGATGACGAGCAAGCTCCTCGAAATAGTCTGCTGCGTTGCTGAAACGTCCTCGTTCGAAGACTTTGAGAGGTATATTGGAGAATTGAGCGAGCCGATTCATGTTGAAAGTGAGCGGTCGCTTCTGCACGGTCCATTCGCCTGACTCGTCCTGTTTGACGGCCCCAATGTAGGGGAACTCGGGCTTAGATAGCTCCAATAGGATTTTCGCCATGTCGGAATAAGCTCTTCTCAAGACAGGCATGGAAATATCTGGGCTAAGCGTGGCTGTCGGCTGGGACGCATCTGTAAGGTATCCGCTCAGCGGTTTTCCTTCCACAAAATCCATCACAATATACGGGCCAACAGCACACTTTCCCGATCCCAAGACCTTAGGTATTGGAATTGCTGTGTGCTGGGCGAGGTATTGCATGAGAGCAACCTCATCTTCAACTTTTTCATTGCGAGCAACGACTCGACCAAGGCCAACAAAGCGAACCACAACCCGATGGTCATTTTCAAAAGTAACTCGGTAACAAATATTGAAGGCGCCATTAGGGAGCCGCGAAGCCGTAACAGGTGTGCTGCCAGGGCAATGCCGGGAAGCAAGTTTGCCTGCCAGGGTCTCCGGGGAATTTCCAAGCAGGTTCTGTATCCACACCTGAAAGATCCGATCTGACTGTTGCTTCGCAAGACCATCGAAGTCCATTTTGCAGACGTTGGAAGGATGACAAACGTAAACAAGAGGTAGAAGGGAAGAAGCACCTCTTCAGGAGAGAGCCCTCACCGCTGCGGCTGGGTATTGGCCCGTAGCCAAGCCCCCTTGTCATATGATGTTGGCCGAGGCTGGAATGCGTAAATGGGTGATGGTTTAGAATACTTCAATATAGCGAACCTGCTTATTAACGATTTCCTCGCTAGTTAAGGAAGAGCTTCCTAGCTAATCCTACCCCTGATCTATCCAAAGTCTAGCGCCGTTTAGAAGCAATTTACAAGGGAAACATTGCCTAAGTGGAATTAGCTACTTAGACCTCCGTAGACCTATCGCGCATCCTTACTAACTAGGAAGCTACTTAATGCCCCTAAACCGCGCAGCGTTGGGGCCCTGACTTTAGGTGGCGATTACTACTACATTTAGAAGGACAACTCAAGTAGAATATATTTTTAAGCTACATAAGTCACTATTACCGCTGCCACTGATACTACTTTACTACCTAGGTACCGTTGACAACGGAACTTCAAGACAAACCTATAACAAAGAAACATGAGATTCGCAGTAGATCAGCTAGAGTACAAGAGAACAATCATGGGGAATGATGaaacaaaggaaagaagaaagaagaaaagagcaggAAAAAAGCCATCCATCATCAGgctcatcctccacgccAACTAATCACAACACTCGACATGCCCAGACAAGAAGCATGTGCCGCAGACAAAAGCAAGCAACGCTGCAAATTGCTCCACCAATACTAGCAGCTCGATGAACATCACCACCGCATCACCCCCATCCATTCATTTGAAGCATTCAACATTCGACCTAATGGCCACCCGCCATAATAACACCATAGTACCGCCGACTCATCTCAGCGGTCTGAATAATCCTCGCATCACCCGTGAGAGGCAGACCTAGGACAGCAGAAGACTGGACAGACTGCACATCCTCATGGGCAATCCAGCCGGCAACGGCCCGGCTCATCTCTTTAAAGGCAACTCGCTCCTCCAATCCCTCGACACCAGAACCCTTAACACGATCACCCATAGCGACGAGGGCGTTCACCAGACGACTGATACGCGTAGCGTCGCGACGGCCACTTCGCGAGGTGGCGAGGCGGAGAAAGTCTTCGTACACGCCTCCGCCGGCAGCCCAGCCACGCATCTTGCGCTCAGGTCCGTCACCGAAGCCCGAGACCAATGTGTCGAGGGTTGCGTAGTCGC
Encoded here:
- a CDS encoding uncharacterized protein (ID:PFLUO_009086-T1.cds;~source:funannotate) translates to MDFDGLAKQQSDRIFQVWIQNLLGNSPETLAGKLASRHCPGSTPVTASRLPNGAFNICYRVTFENDHRVVVRFVGLGRVVARNEKVEDEVALMQYLAQHTAIPIPKVLGSGKCAVGPYIVMDFVEGKPLSGYLTDASQPTATLSPDISMPVLRRAYSDMAKILLELSKPEFPYIGAVKQDESGEWTVQKRPLTFNMNRLAQFSNIPLKVFERGRFSNAADYFEELARHHFYHLELQRNDAVTDELDCRKKYIARCLFRKLAREISKEHCRGPFRLYCDDLRPGNVLVEASSLAVTGVVDWEFAYAAPVEFTLAAPWWLLLESPEDWEPDLDQFLLRFMPRLRTFLEVLNDCEAKKNPRRLFIRISAAINCYGEVAGDRTILDLSRFTSQLYVR
- a CDS encoding uncharacterized protein (ID:PFLUO_009084-T1.cds;~source:funannotate); this translates as MAKVGNLALDGQDPRLPHEKEHEPNTIDVPPEYSAGAIRPQHRKLHDTSVTFEEYVYYAKRTRVEEDNLPKPERESGILSIIFPSKSDGGVKQETENVSRDASAMNTSDPANRATITDEEWTNASRALRTASRGAIFYLITTDILGPFGLPYAFATMGWGPGVALYTVFAGLAGYSGWLLWETFLGLDSYQFPLRSFGDLAFRLYGRPLRYLFNVLQSIQLILNVGLIVISNGEALSQATQFKLCFIICCLIWALVGFFLGQIRTLQKFGWLANAAVWFNLICMFITMGGAAHSPPNYAGVSQAAGATIGDGSSVQKVNGVYPPVMTTGGLPDPSDFAASVSGAMQAIFAYGGAMVFPEFMAEMKRPKDFLTGMWAAQAFIYFCYMLYGLFIYGYQGQYTINPTYLGISKYSIQTAGNVFAMLSALIAAGLYGNIGLKVLYNNVMVEIFRCPPLTTRAGKWMWFSLIPVYWAIAFIIAAGIPNFSGLTSVVSAFCILHFTYTFPPLLATMFWIKEAAMGDGEGFDPVTGNTVRHDSGVRRFIRGFLAQSPKRMIFSVCNVLYFFGALALAGLGAYSAITSLMSAYKTSTTTSFTCTSPLDG
- a CDS encoding uncharacterized protein (ID:PFLUO_009085-T1.cds;~source:funannotate), whose amino-acid sequence is MIYRGHESYTHPQDHAQPTSSPNSSVTPSATPTPHATKQPLRTRYAVAIFIGTEIEAKEDATDDEHMYYVGARTLVYQLLHAERTKFSSPVSVVIMVTKGVRESKRQRLRDDGAIVVEVEDVEHSVEIVVGRYAEVFNKLRVFDPHVMPFEKVALLDADMVITRPLDAIFEDPAAQRLLVNRNATSPLAPGLPPIPNSYVLASTPDIAYRPFGFPPNLAAEDKRDYFNAGVIVLSPSTELFKYYIAVLGRTELFDGFWPEQNLLNYVHRRDGPMPWGSLDLLWHLPGPTAADFEAGMAILHCKFWNPNSDPCQQSAVSRRWEMQGYWTGREERLKERPEERLEDLKRV